A single region of the Pseudothermotoga sp. genome encodes:
- a CDS encoding DUF2089 domain-containing protein has product MARVISRCPVCDNQLLITELSCPSCGTTIRGKFELEEFFRLSPEQLSFLRIFIKARGNLSEVQKELGISYPTARSRLEAIVKTLGYEAVEVQQERQVNEVLESLERGEISAQEALEKIRKLKEGV; this is encoded by the coding sequence ATGGCGCGTGTGATCTCGAGGTGTCCCGTTTGTGATAATCAATTGTTGATAACTGAGCTCAGTTGCCCGTCGTGTGGAACGACAATAAGGGGAAAGTTCGAACTGGAAGAATTTTTCAGACTTTCACCGGAGCAATTGAGCTTTCTAAGGATTTTCATAAAAGCTCGGGGGAATCTCAGTGAGGTTCAAAAGGAACTTGGAATTTCTTATCCCACAGCTCGATCGAGGCTCGAGGCCATCGTCAAAACGTTGGGTTATGAGGCTGTGGAGGTCCAGCAAGAAAGACAAGTGAACGAGGTCTTGGAAAGTCTCGAGAGAGGAGAAATATCCGCACAGGAGGCTCTTGAAAAAATTAGAAAACTCAAGGAAGGCGTGTAA
- a CDS encoding ABC transporter ATP-binding protein has translation MIRVENVRKIYRMGDNEVRALDGVSLTVEEGEFLIVMGPSGSGKSTLLHVMGCLDKPDDGEIYIDSTPVSKLNDNQLARIRNKMIGFVFQQFNLLPRLTALENVELPMIYAGVPRQLRRNRAKELLELVGLGDRMHHKPTQLSGGQMQRVAIARALANKPAVLLADEPTGNLDSKSGEEILKIFSDLNSEGQTIIVVTHDPDVAKRGDRIVRMRDGKIVSEEVNVRA, from the coding sequence ATCATAAGGGTTGAGAACGTTAGGAAAATCTACAGAATGGGTGACAATGAGGTGAGAGCACTCGATGGAGTGAGCCTTACAGTTGAAGAGGGTGAGTTCTTGATAGTTATGGGACCATCGGGAAGTGGTAAATCAACATTGCTACACGTCATGGGATGTTTGGACAAACCAGACGATGGTGAAATATACATCGATTCAACACCCGTATCGAAACTGAACGATAACCAACTCGCCAGGATCAGAAACAAGATGATAGGTTTCGTTTTCCAACAATTCAATCTTCTTCCTCGTCTCACTGCTCTTGAGAACGTTGAGCTTCCAATGATATACGCTGGTGTTCCAAGACAACTGAGAAGGAATAGGGCAAAAGAGCTGCTAGAGTTGGTAGGTTTGGGTGACAGAATGCACCATAAACCCACGCAACTTTCCGGTGGACAAATGCAAAGAGTTGCCATAGCCAGAGCATTGGCAAACAAACCAGCCGTACTGCTCGCAGATGAACCTACTGGAAATCTAGATTCTAAGAGTGGAGAAGAGATACTCAAGATATTCTCAGATTTGAACAGCGAAGGTCAGACTATAATTGTGGTCACGCACGATCCCGATGTGGCCAAACGTGGCGATCGCATTGTTCGAATGCGCGATGGGAAGATCGTCTCCGAAGAGGTGAACGTGCGTGCTTGA
- a CDS encoding TolC family protein: MKKVMLLLVLLLSGFVLAAFMDEVQKSLQSDVNYLSAKLSYEEIEFQVKKDKTMLVPYIGLDRLSISASISGTDVTYSTSIPVSITFPNVAGFNFSIKNSWSYHSSLEEWKDSGWTFFVSRDLFSNFDLQQLEKQKNLFEAAWKLLSVKNSIFLNVVNDVFNSFYYAKKLNITSRRLQLLNEQVEELRKAYEVGSVAFEDIVSAQKQLQNFTLQLEKLSQAKFSVSKNYPQTVLDTMMARLRQMTSKLPSEQEALETIKARYDVQASFIDLEIAKKQNERSYQTWLPNPTVTAGVTLKEEKNFSISLGFALSYNLLDRGEKLHSYKLTQQKFNLQRAVYEEKLQNLEKAVRDSYASIKIAEISKAVVELDLELKRMNLDRLNKKKEFVSSRDLETAALDVEEAELELFKAELDLLASKLNLLMVLGIDLVEASGGA; encoded by the coding sequence ATGAAAAAAGTAATGTTGCTTTTAGTTTTGTTACTGTCAGGATTTGTCCTGGCAGCTTTCATGGATGAGGTTCAGAAGAGCTTGCAATCCGATGTGAATTATCTGTCTGCCAAGCTGAGTTATGAAGAAATTGAATTTCAGGTCAAAAAGGATAAAACGATGCTAGTACCATACATCGGTTTGGATAGACTCAGTATTTCAGCGTCGATTTCAGGTACCGATGTTACTTACTCTACCAGTATACCTGTGTCCATAACTTTCCCAAACGTGGCTGGTTTCAACTTTTCGATCAAAAACAGTTGGAGTTATCATTCTTCCCTTGAAGAATGGAAAGACAGTGGTTGGACTTTTTTCGTCTCGAGAGACTTATTCTCCAATTTTGATCTGCAACAACTTGAAAAGCAAAAGAATCTTTTTGAAGCTGCGTGGAAACTTTTGTCTGTGAAGAACAGCATTTTTTTGAACGTGGTGAACGACGTTTTCAACAGCTTCTACTACGCGAAAAAGTTGAACATCACATCTAGAAGACTTCAACTTTTGAATGAACAGGTTGAAGAGTTACGTAAAGCATACGAAGTTGGAAGTGTTGCCTTCGAAGATATCGTGAGCGCTCAAAAGCAGTTGCAAAACTTCACTTTACAGCTAGAAAAGCTCAGTCAGGCTAAGTTCAGTGTTTCTAAGAATTACCCACAAACCGTTTTGGATACCATGATGGCTCGATTGCGCCAGATGACTTCAAAATTACCCAGTGAACAAGAAGCACTCGAAACGATTAAGGCGAGATACGATGTACAAGCTTCATTCATCGACCTAGAGATCGCAAAAAAACAGAATGAAAGATCCTATCAAACATGGTTACCAAATCCAACTGTTACAGCTGGGGTTACTCTGAAAGAGGAGAAGAATTTTTCCATCTCACTCGGTTTCGCGCTCAGCTACAATTTGTTAGATCGCGGAGAAAAGTTGCACAGTTACAAATTGACGCAGCAGAAATTTAACTTGCAGCGAGCAGTATACGAAGAGAAGTTGCAAAACTTAGAGAAAGCGGTGAGAGATTCCTACGCATCGATAAAAATTGCTGAAATTTCCAAAGCGGTCGTAGAACTGGACCTAGAACTCAAAAGGATGAATTTGGATCGTTTGAATAAGAAGAAAGAGTTTGTCTCGTCGCGAGATCTCGAAACAGCCGCACTCGATGTGGAAGAGGCGGAGCTTGAGCTTTTCAAAGCTGAACTGGATCTTTTGGCGAGTAAGCTCAACTTATTAATGGTCTTAGGAATAGATTTGGTTGAAGCTTCAGGAGGTGCATGA
- the pyrH gene encoding UMP kinase: MYKRVLIKLSGEVMCGEGSRGFDRENIDFLVRQLSRVVEYGVNVGIVIGAGNIFRGEELVDLPHSLADQIGMLGTVINALYLKGALQRVGIKCVVVSQISSLPSIRPIHYDDINLYFDAGYVVIFAGGTSNPFFTTDTAAALRAVEMGADLLIKATKVDGVYDSDPRKNKSAKKFERLSYQDAIKLGLKVMDTEAFSICGRYKLPIVVLNFFEEDALLKAVKGEPVGSYISPE, from the coding sequence ATGTACAAGAGAGTGTTGATAAAGCTCAGTGGGGAAGTCATGTGCGGTGAAGGCTCAAGGGGGTTCGATAGGGAGAACATAGACTTTCTGGTTAGACAACTTTCGCGAGTAGTTGAGTATGGCGTGAACGTTGGTATCGTTATAGGAGCGGGAAACATATTCAGAGGAGAAGAATTGGTAGATCTCCCACATTCGCTTGCTGACCAGATAGGCATGTTGGGAACAGTTATCAACGCTCTGTACTTGAAAGGGGCTTTGCAAAGAGTTGGTATAAAGTGTGTTGTCGTGTCTCAGATAAGTTCACTTCCATCCATAAGGCCGATCCACTATGACGATATAAATCTCTACTTTGACGCAGGTTATGTGGTCATTTTTGCAGGTGGTACTAGCAATCCTTTCTTCACAACGGATACCGCTGCAGCCTTGAGAGCAGTCGAAATGGGTGCAGACCTTTTGATCAAAGCAACGAAAGTTGATGGAGTTTATGATAGTGATCCAAGAAAGAACAAGAGTGCAAAAAAATTTGAACGATTGTCCTACCAAGATGCGATAAAATTGGGCTTGAAAGTGATGGATACCGAAGCGTTTTCCATATGCGGAAGGTACAAGTTACCCATAGTTGTGCTTAACTTTTTCGAAGAAGATGCTCTACTGAAAGCTGTCAAAGGTGAGCCAGTTGGTAGTTACATTTCACCCGAGTGA
- a CDS encoding efflux RND transporter periplasmic adaptor subunit: protein MHKLRLMLVFLSFIFILTACSNRNTVQTTTVQVSEYTVSKMNLIDTVTLSGTVQAREYADIRTLVSGIVKKVLVNKGDQVKAGDVLVEIDDTEYKLAYIKALQNYETAKNSGSKLLIQQREIELELAKRDLENCKIVSPISGVVTSLDVKQGDLVNTGKTLARVVNLEKLYISASVDEVDYSKIAVGQVATVSFDAIEGLRLGARVSYVSSVAETSGGIVVVPIELDVLNLDISQLSSAERSQIQQVFQQFRNQFQGMDQAQVQQRLQQLRNQLSTGQRPSLGRASIQAQTSRVIPGLSCEVNIVTLSKENVIAVPVNAVKFVSGKSYVTVKKKDGTTEDREISVGVRTSNFYEVLSGLAEGEVVLVTGRTTSANRTSQTFGPIPGFGPGPTR from the coding sequence GTGCACAAGTTGCGATTGATGTTGGTTTTTCTTTCTTTCATTTTTATTTTAACAGCTTGTAGCAACAGAAACACGGTTCAAACCACCACGGTACAAGTCAGTGAATACACAGTTTCCAAGATGAATCTGATAGACACCGTTACATTGTCTGGAACTGTTCAAGCGAGAGAGTATGCCGACATAAGGACGTTGGTGTCCGGTATAGTGAAGAAAGTGTTAGTGAATAAAGGTGATCAAGTCAAAGCGGGTGATGTACTCGTTGAAATCGATGACACTGAGTATAAATTAGCTTACATCAAAGCGCTTCAAAATTATGAGACGGCAAAGAATTCTGGTTCCAAACTTTTAATACAGCAACGCGAAATAGAACTTGAGCTTGCAAAAAGAGACCTTGAGAATTGCAAGATAGTCAGTCCAATAAGCGGAGTAGTTACCTCTTTGGATGTGAAACAAGGTGATTTGGTGAACACTGGAAAAACCCTCGCTCGAGTTGTTAATCTTGAGAAGCTTTATATTTCAGCTTCAGTGGATGAGGTGGATTATTCAAAAATCGCCGTTGGACAAGTTGCCACGGTTAGTTTCGACGCAATCGAAGGTTTGAGGTTGGGAGCGAGGGTCAGTTATGTTTCAAGCGTTGCCGAAACTTCGGGTGGCATAGTTGTTGTACCCATAGAACTTGATGTGCTTAATCTGGATATCTCACAACTCTCCAGTGCGGAGCGATCACAAATTCAACAAGTGTTTCAACAGTTCAGGAATCAGTTCCAAGGAATGGACCAAGCTCAGGTGCAGCAGAGGTTGCAACAATTGAGAAATCAACTCTCTACGGGGCAGAGACCATCGCTGGGACGCGCAAGTATACAGGCTCAAACCAGCAGGGTTATACCTGGTCTCTCCTGTGAGGTCAATATCGTCACTTTGAGTAAAGAGAATGTGATCGCTGTACCAGTGAACGCTGTTAAGTTCGTGTCGGGGAAGTCTTACGTGACGGTGAAAAAGAAAGATGGTACCACAGAAGATAGAGAGATCAGTGTAGGAGTAAGAACAAGCAATTTTTACGAGGTTTTGAGTGGCTTGGCGGAGGGAGAAGTTGTACTAGTCACTGGAAGAACGACGAGTGCAAACCGCACTTCTCAAACATTTGGGCCCATACCTGGTTTTGGTCCTGGACCAACGAGGTGA
- a CDS encoding cation diffusion facilitator family transporter — translation MNERNKLFSKAAWLGVWVNGVLSLTKILVGFFFGSAAVLADGVDTGTDVFTSLVTLVSGAISSRPPDKTHPYGHERAETIAAKVVSFIVFYAGLSLIISSVKKIISQSHTQIQGLLPLFVTIISVATKTWLFLYKYNAGKKLNSLALIADAMNMRNDILISGTVLLGVVLSRIGFFWMDSIAALVVSVMIIKTAFNIFQETSYELMDGMHDLEIYQEIFDATKSVKGVKNPHKVRVRQVGYKYFVDIDIEVDPNLTVKVGHEIATQVKRAIIEKNDRIADVLVHIEPAGNVEQEPFGLDQEKLNAGKK, via the coding sequence ATGAATGAGAGAAATAAACTCTTCTCAAAGGCAGCTTGGTTAGGTGTTTGGGTCAACGGCGTGCTCTCGTTGACCAAAATCTTGGTGGGATTTTTCTTCGGCAGCGCAGCAGTTCTGGCGGATGGAGTGGACACAGGTACAGACGTATTCACTTCCCTCGTAACACTGGTGTCTGGAGCCATATCCAGCAGACCGCCAGATAAGACACATCCTTACGGTCACGAAAGAGCCGAAACTATAGCAGCGAAAGTAGTTTCCTTCATTGTTTTCTATGCTGGACTCAGTCTGATCATTTCTTCAGTGAAAAAGATAATCTCGCAGAGCCACACACAAATACAAGGTTTATTGCCATTATTTGTGACGATCATATCTGTAGCAACCAAAACTTGGTTATTCCTCTACAAGTACAACGCCGGTAAGAAATTGAACAGCCTCGCACTCATAGCTGATGCTATGAACATGAGGAATGACATTCTCATATCTGGCACAGTGTTACTCGGTGTTGTTCTCAGCAGAATTGGATTTTTCTGGATGGACAGTATCGCTGCGCTCGTGGTTTCCGTCATGATAATCAAGACTGCTTTCAATATTTTTCAAGAGACCAGCTACGAGCTGATGGACGGCATGCACGATCTAGAGATATATCAAGAAATATTCGATGCCACAAAGTCCGTGAAAGGGGTAAAGAATCCCCACAAAGTGCGAGTGCGCCAAGTGGGTTATAAGTATTTCGTTGACATAGACATTGAAGTTGATCCGAACTTAACAGTTAAAGTTGGGCATGAGATAGCCACTCAAGTCAAACGAGCAATCATTGAAAAAAACGACCGTATAGCGGATGTTTTAGTCCACATTGAACCCGCCGGTAACGTGGAACAAGAGCCTTTCGGGTTGGATCAGGAAAAGTTGAATGCAGGAAAAAAGTGA
- a CDS encoding DUF4097 domain-containing protein encodes MEKKFISIEKQVSEVRVKITSGNLKVTRSPERSFKLFFEEIEPDVRIDGNALIIDAKKIESGIFGLLGFSSSSSEQLELHIPVDLASIFVNSVSADVQVSSVNAEKCMFRTVSGEIILENCRSRNVEVKSVSGDVVLSAIDVERLVISNASGDVIVNKLECREHDWLLNTVSGDVELNVVGLPNMKLILKSASGELTSNVGYSRHGNEYVFGDGRMRIIVSTVSGDVRVKVMSKRERVEEIERRILRLVAEGKLSYEEAKRMLEELS; translated from the coding sequence GTGGAAAAAAAGTTCATTTCGATAGAAAAACAAGTCAGTGAAGTTCGAGTAAAGATCACCAGTGGGAATTTAAAGGTCACGAGAAGTCCAGAAAGAAGTTTCAAATTGTTTTTCGAGGAGATCGAACCCGATGTTCGTATCGATGGCAATGCGTTGATCATAGATGCGAAAAAGATTGAGAGCGGAATTTTTGGTTTGCTTGGTTTCAGTTCGAGTTCTTCAGAACAGTTGGAACTACACATTCCCGTGGATCTAGCGTCGATTTTTGTTAATTCCGTCTCCGCAGATGTTCAAGTTTCATCAGTGAATGCGGAAAAATGCATGTTCAGAACAGTTTCAGGTGAGATCATTCTTGAAAATTGTAGATCACGGAATGTTGAGGTCAAATCAGTTTCCGGAGATGTTGTACTTTCAGCCATTGACGTAGAAAGATTGGTTATCAGTAACGCAAGTGGAGATGTGATTGTGAACAAACTGGAGTGTAGAGAACATGACTGGCTTTTGAATACCGTGAGTGGAGACGTAGAGTTGAACGTTGTAGGTTTACCGAATATGAAGTTGATCTTGAAGAGCGCGAGTGGAGAATTGACCTCTAATGTTGGGTACAGCCGTCATGGTAACGAGTACGTTTTTGGCGATGGGCGAATGAGGATAATAGTTTCAACTGTTTCTGGAGACGTGAGAGTCAAAGTTATGAGTAAGAGAGAACGGGTGGAAGAAATCGAGAGAAGGATACTCAGACTCGTTGCTGAGGGGAAGTTGAGCTATGAGGAAGCAAAACGAATGCTCGAGGAGTTGAGCTAA
- a CDS encoding TolC family protein, producing MRRRMFLMFLVLIGCMLFGGVIDALESAKNNSPAYLKLVLDRQQAEDDYQKALLEAKNKRQELSAELSKLRSENSYRESLKNFLSDFLDVYFGTIESQIALEIAQLNLQIAEIDNREKKGLYEKGVGTIQELKSASATLIEAQRDLEAAKLSLEQAKRDFESLIGANIKVEMPTKLNLNFSLPTVEQLMDKSLTLAIARLNVQLAQMDLDGLVNPSQYMKNYYERNLKKAQADVQLYLQTLRKSYESQIQSIKNNIKSIQAQIEKVDVARLQLDTVQKNYSAGVASEKDVLSAKLSYANARRTFLTQLKSLLKSICNIHVDVEQDFSKMLAATLGE from the coding sequence ATGAGGCGTAGAATGTTTTTAATGTTTTTGGTTCTGATCGGTTGTATGCTCTTTGGTGGAGTTATAGATGCTCTAGAGAGTGCTAAAAATAACAGCCCAGCGTATTTAAAGCTTGTACTGGATCGTCAGCAAGCTGAGGACGATTATCAAAAAGCTTTGCTTGAAGCGAAAAATAAAAGGCAGGAACTCTCTGCAGAACTTTCCAAGCTGAGATCCGAAAACAGTTACAGAGAATCTCTGAAAAATTTTCTCAGTGACTTTCTCGATGTTTATTTCGGAACAATCGAGAGTCAAATTGCTCTCGAAATAGCACAACTGAATCTTCAAATAGCAGAGATCGATAACAGGGAAAAGAAAGGTTTGTATGAAAAAGGTGTTGGAACGATTCAAGAACTTAAGAGTGCTAGCGCCACACTGATTGAAGCTCAAAGAGACCTTGAAGCTGCAAAGCTTTCGTTAGAACAAGCGAAACGAGATTTCGAAAGTCTCATAGGTGCCAACATCAAAGTTGAAATGCCAACTAAGTTGAATCTGAATTTTTCATTGCCAACTGTTGAGCAGCTGATGGACAAATCTTTAACGCTCGCTATAGCCAGATTGAATGTTCAACTTGCACAGATGGATTTGGACGGATTGGTGAATCCATCCCAATATATGAAGAATTATTACGAAAGGAATTTGAAAAAAGCTCAAGCCGATGTTCAGTTGTACTTACAAACTTTGAGAAAGTCCTACGAAAGCCAAATTCAGTCAATTAAAAACAATATAAAATCTATTCAAGCGCAAATTGAAAAGGTAGATGTCGCAAGACTACAGCTCGACACAGTGCAGAAGAACTACAGTGCTGGGGTCGCATCCGAGAAGGATGTTCTGAGCGCCAAGCTGTCCTACGCAAATGCGAGGAGAACGTTTCTAACACAACTCAAATCCCTTCTGAAGAGTATATGCAATATTCACGTGGATGTAGAACAAGACTTTTCAAAGATGCTTGCAGCAACCCTTGGAGAGTGA
- a CDS encoding DUF2207 domain-containing protein, whose amino-acid sequence MLFVTNRPSNGLFELPTRTYTLLMEGDGTANITETFTMRFIKPFRYVTWSLEMPEGTLIEDFHYDILQGPPLLGGVQFKRFGPRNIDVFLQFSRSMEEYVQVPKDGLIIELKFSYKVKNLLIQGKDFTQLFIKYAAEAPVVTKKLDVRIVFPSEFGQPIVYQHPWGLMVSSQKNGNMLRFIFKNVPPETFVEGRYVFAKILPIRFKRSENVSLSEILIHEKRYLQKNYFGTIFALTYGSFVLLVPVFIYRKFGKEFSVVYDAEYEREIPYKDSPDIVNGVVRRLCSTPDEHGLNSVLLNAVREKKARIVTGQTGEIEAIEFLTDVSKDSFIRVFDGFISENRLDFNSFKKSVQKESSARKFLQNFRKWQMEVLHKIREKEFMDEKGNKTVKSFAAIFCVFVPLTILIVLTNFGAEHRPMIVYIRTMMFLCISVGIAIFLMRKDVFSRWTKEGLLYYLRWKNFERFLLDFSALSMYPPQSIAMWDEYIVYATALGIAKTVAENFKKLNPPAETSVTNLILAQPKMLDVIPSMVQTASQTIAQTSSSSNFRGGTVGSGAGGSKIGAG is encoded by the coding sequence TTGTTGTTTGTCACAAATCGGCCCTCAAATGGACTTTTCGAGCTTCCAACTAGGACTTACACGTTACTCATGGAAGGTGATGGAACAGCAAACATTACGGAGACATTCACTATGAGGTTCATCAAGCCTTTCCGTTACGTTACATGGAGCCTTGAGATGCCAGAAGGAACACTGATAGAAGATTTTCATTACGATATTTTGCAAGGACCACCGCTACTCGGAGGGGTTCAATTCAAGAGGTTTGGGCCAAGAAACATAGATGTCTTTCTCCAGTTCAGCCGTTCGATGGAAGAATATGTCCAGGTACCAAAGGATGGTTTGATCATCGAGTTGAAATTCAGTTACAAAGTTAAAAACCTTCTCATCCAGGGGAAAGATTTCACACAGTTGTTCATCAAATACGCAGCAGAAGCTCCAGTGGTTACCAAAAAACTGGACGTTAGAATTGTTTTTCCAAGCGAATTCGGCCAACCAATTGTTTATCAGCATCCCTGGGGATTGATGGTGAGTTCGCAGAAGAATGGTAACATGTTACGATTCATCTTCAAAAACGTTCCACCTGAAACGTTTGTTGAGGGAAGGTATGTTTTCGCAAAAATTTTGCCCATTCGATTCAAGCGCAGTGAAAATGTTTCTTTGAGCGAGATTTTGATTCATGAGAAAAGGTATCTGCAGAAAAATTACTTTGGTACGATCTTCGCTTTAACCTATGGTTCATTTGTGTTGTTGGTCCCCGTATTCATTTACAGAAAGTTTGGTAAAGAGTTTTCTGTCGTTTATGATGCTGAATATGAAAGGGAAATCCCTTACAAAGATTCGCCGGACATAGTCAATGGTGTGGTGAGAAGACTATGCTCCACTCCTGATGAACATGGTTTAAACAGTGTATTGCTCAATGCAGTGAGAGAAAAGAAAGCAAGGATCGTCACAGGGCAAACGGGAGAAATCGAAGCAATAGAATTTCTGACCGATGTCTCCAAAGACAGCTTCATAAGGGTGTTCGATGGTTTCATTTCAGAGAATAGATTGGACTTCAACTCTTTCAAAAAATCTGTTCAGAAAGAATCCAGCGCAAGAAAATTCTTACAAAATTTCAGAAAATGGCAAATGGAGGTTCTACATAAAATTAGGGAAAAGGAATTCATGGATGAGAAAGGCAATAAGACTGTGAAAAGCTTTGCAGCGATCTTTTGTGTGTTCGTACCTTTGACCATATTGATTGTTCTGACTAATTTTGGTGCAGAACATCGTCCGATGATTGTTTATATAAGAACCATGATGTTTTTGTGTATTTCAGTGGGCATAGCTATCTTTCTTATGAGGAAAGATGTCTTCTCAAGATGGACGAAGGAAGGTCTACTTTACTACTTGAGATGGAAAAACTTTGAAAGATTCTTGTTGGATTTTTCCGCTCTTTCGATGTATCCTCCGCAGTCTATCGCTATGTGGGACGAGTACATAGTTTATGCAACAGCTTTGGGTATCGCAAAAACGGTTGCAGAAAATTTCAAGAAGCTCAACCCACCCGCTGAGACATCCGTCACAAATCTTATCCTTGCTCAACCGAAGATGTTGGATGTGATTCCATCCATGGTTCAAACGGCTTCACAAACGATCGCACAGACATCTTCTTCTAGCAATTTCAGAGGTGGAACTGTTGGTTCTGGGGCTGGGGGAAGCAAGATCGGTGCTGGTTAA
- the eno gene encoding phosphopyruvate hydratase: MYNEILDVKAREVLDSRGNPTVEVEVYLEDGQVASAIVPSGASTGKFEALELRDKDKRYFGKGVLKAVKNVNEIIAPKIIGMNVYDQATIDSVLIDLDGTDNKSKLGANAILGVSMAVARAAAESLYLPLYRYLGGPNAKVLPVPFMNVINGGKHADNNLDIQEFMIVPVGFSKFSEALRCGAEVFHTLKKILHDAGHVTSVGDEGGFAPNLSSNEEAIKVLIEAIQKAGYEPGKDVFIALDCAASSFYDADKKKYLIDGGEKSSDELLEYYRKLVEKYPILSIEDPFDEEDWDAFVKLTEQIGEKVQVVGDDIYVTNIKRLQKGVQMKATNSILIKLNQIGTVTETLDVIEFAKQNHMTCIVSHRSGETEDTFIADLAVATNSGMIKTGSLSRSERIAKYNRLLRIEEELASAAIYKGLGSFYSIRR; encoded by the coding sequence ATGTACAACGAAATTTTGGATGTCAAAGCTCGTGAAGTCCTTGACTCAAGAGGTAATCCAACTGTTGAAGTCGAAGTTTACCTCGAAGATGGTCAAGTAGCCTCTGCGATCGTGCCATCCGGTGCTTCCACGGGGAAATTTGAAGCACTCGAGCTGAGAGACAAAGACAAAAGATACTTCGGTAAAGGTGTCCTCAAAGCCGTGAAGAACGTTAACGAAATCATAGCCCCAAAAATCATAGGAATGAATGTTTACGATCAGGCCACTATTGATTCCGTTTTGATCGACCTGGATGGGACCGATAACAAATCGAAGCTCGGAGCCAACGCAATACTCGGTGTTTCCATGGCTGTTGCCAGAGCCGCTGCAGAAAGTTTGTACTTACCACTCTACAGATACCTCGGAGGACCCAACGCAAAAGTCTTGCCTGTACCGTTCATGAACGTCATCAACGGTGGAAAACACGCAGATAACAACCTTGACATTCAGGAATTCATGATCGTCCCTGTGGGCTTTTCAAAGTTTTCAGAGGCCCTAAGATGCGGTGCTGAAGTATTCCATACACTCAAGAAAATATTGCACGATGCCGGTCACGTTACTTCTGTTGGAGATGAAGGTGGATTTGCACCTAATTTATCTTCCAACGAAGAAGCCATCAAAGTCCTCATTGAGGCCATTCAGAAAGCCGGTTACGAGCCTGGGAAGGATGTGTTCATCGCTTTAGATTGTGCGGCATCTTCCTTTTATGACGCGGACAAAAAGAAATATCTCATTGATGGAGGAGAGAAGTCTTCAGATGAACTTTTAGAATACTATAGAAAGCTCGTCGAGAAGTATCCGATCCTCAGCATCGAAGATCCTTTCGACGAAGAAGACTGGGACGCCTTCGTTAAGCTGACAGAGCAAATCGGTGAAAAAGTTCAAGTCGTTGGTGATGATATCTACGTAACCAACATCAAGAGATTGCAGAAAGGTGTTCAAATGAAAGCAACCAATTCTATTCTAATCAAGTTGAATCAGATCGGAACAGTTACAGAAACTCTTGATGTGATAGAATTTGCAAAGCAAAATCACATGACCTGTATTGTGTCTCACAGATCCGGTGAAACAGAGGATACGTTCATCGCGGATCTCGCAGTTGCAACCAATTCTGGTATGATAAAGACTGGTTCACTCTCACGCAGTGAACGTATCGCAAAATACAACAGATTGCTCAGGATCGAAGAAGAATTAGCTAGTGCAGCTATCTACAAAGGTTTAGGATCGTTCTACAGTATCAGAAGATGA